A window from Mycobacterium saskatchewanense encodes these proteins:
- a CDS encoding thioredoxin family protein yields MTTVAVTIVAAFVVATLAGWLMTRRSGRIREVQAAPAGDSDTAELGLSRSGPTVVHFSAPWCGPCDRVRRVVDQVCHDLGDVAHLEVDLDANPAAARRLSVLSLPTTFIFDVDGRQRYRASGVPRAADLRSALEPLLA; encoded by the coding sequence ATGACCACTGTCGCCGTCACGATCGTCGCCGCCTTCGTCGTGGCAACCCTTGCCGGCTGGTTGATGACCCGGCGCTCCGGCCGCATCCGGGAAGTGCAGGCCGCACCGGCCGGCGACTCCGACACCGCCGAACTGGGCCTGTCCCGCAGCGGCCCGACGGTGGTCCACTTCAGCGCCCCGTGGTGCGGACCGTGCGATCGGGTTCGCCGGGTGGTCGACCAGGTTTGCCACGACCTCGGCGACGTCGCCCACCTCGAAGTCGACCTCGATGCCAACCCGGCGGCCGCCCGACGCTTGTCGGTGCTGTCGCTGCCGACCACGTTCATCTTCGACGTCGACGGACGGCAGCGGTACCGCGCGTCGGGAGTGCCCAGGGCGGCCGACCTGCGGTCCGCCCTGGAACCGCTGTTGGCTTGA
- a CDS encoding Ms5788A family Cys-rich leader peptide gives MPTRLEPSLTQRRAVDLCRMAGCCCCCSC, from the coding sequence GTGCCAACCCGTCTTGAGCCCTCGCTCACCCAGCGTCGCGCAGTCGATCTGTGCCGCATGGCGGGTTGTTGTTGTTGCTGTAGCTGCTGA
- a CDS encoding DUF4395 domain-containing protein gives MPNNDTTRTNPALVDVRGPRFAAWITTAVLVLALIVSAVSPPAAAVILAVQAVIFAIGAVAGPRRHPYGRIFAALVAPRLGPVKEREPVPPLKFAQLVGLVFAVVAVAGFASGASLIGVIAAAAALVAAFLNAAFGICLGCQIYPLVARFRRGPQPA, from the coding sequence GTGCCCAACAACGACACCACCAGAACTAACCCGGCCCTCGTCGACGTCCGTGGACCACGGTTCGCCGCATGGATCACGACCGCCGTGCTCGTGCTCGCGCTGATCGTCTCGGCCGTCAGCCCGCCCGCGGCCGCGGTCATTCTCGCTGTCCAGGCGGTGATTTTCGCCATCGGCGCCGTCGCGGGTCCGCGCCGTCATCCGTACGGGCGGATCTTCGCCGCGCTCGTCGCGCCGCGGCTGGGGCCCGTCAAGGAGCGCGAACCCGTGCCGCCCCTGAAATTCGCCCAGCTCGTCGGCCTCGTCTTTGCAGTCGTTGCCGTAGCCGGGTTCGCATCGGGCGCCTCCCTGATCGGCGTCATCGCCGCGGCCGCCGCCCTGGTGGCCGCGTTCCTGAATGCCGCCTTCGGCATCTGCCTGGGCTGCCAGATCTATCCCCTGGTGGCCCGCTTCCGCCGCGGCCCCCAACCCGCATAG
- a CDS encoding sulfurtransferase yields MARSDVLVSPDWAESNLDSAKVVFVEVDEDTSVYDLGHIPGAVKLDWRDDLQDPVRRDFVDAQQFSKLLSERGISNDDTVVLYGGNNNWFAAYAYWYFKVYGHSQVKLLDGGRKKWELDGRPLTSDAVTRPATSYTAAAPDNTIRAFRDEVIAAINVKNLVDVRSPDEFSGKILAPAHLPQEQSQRPGHIPGAINVPWSRAANEDGTFKSDEELAKLYAAAGLDDSKETIAYCRIGERSSHTWFVLRELLGHRNVKNYDGSWTEYGSLVGAPIELGS; encoded by the coding sequence ATGGCTCGCTCCGACGTCCTGGTCTCCCCCGACTGGGCTGAGAGCAATCTCGACTCCGCCAAAGTGGTCTTCGTCGAGGTCGACGAGGACACCAGCGTGTACGACCTCGGGCACATCCCCGGCGCGGTCAAGCTGGACTGGCGTGATGATCTGCAGGATCCGGTCAGGCGCGACTTCGTCGACGCTCAGCAATTCTCGAAACTGCTGAGCGAGCGCGGCATCTCCAACGACGACACCGTCGTCCTCTACGGGGGCAACAACAACTGGTTCGCGGCCTACGCGTACTGGTATTTCAAGGTCTACGGCCACTCTCAGGTCAAGCTGCTGGACGGCGGCCGCAAAAAATGGGAACTCGACGGCCGGCCCCTCACCAGCGACGCCGTCACCCGGCCCGCGACCTCCTACACGGCGGCCGCCCCGGACAACACCATCCGGGCGTTTCGCGACGAGGTGATCGCGGCGATCAACGTCAAAAACCTGGTGGACGTCCGTTCCCCCGACGAGTTCTCCGGCAAGATCCTGGCACCGGCACACCTGCCCCAGGAGCAGAGCCAGCGGCCGGGCCACATCCCGGGGGCGATCAATGTCCCGTGGAGCAGGGCCGCGAACGAGGACGGCACCTTCAAGTCCGACGAGGAGCTGGCGAAGCTGTACGCCGCCGCCGGTCTGGACGATTCGAAGGAGACCATCGCGTACTGCCGCATCGGGGAGCGCTCGTCGCACACCTGGTTCGTGCTGCGCGAATTGCTCGGGCATCGGAATGTCAAGAACTACGACGGCAGTTGGACGGAATACGGCTCCCTGGTGGGTGCCCCGATCGAGTTGGGAAGCTGA
- a CDS encoding DUF1416 domain-containing protein, which produces MCSGPKQGLTLPASVDLEKETVITGRVVDSDGQTVGGAFVRLLDSSDEFTAEVVASATGEFRFFAAPGSWTLRALSRVGNGDAVVTPSGAGIHEVDVKVA; this is translated from the coding sequence ATGTGCTCTGGACCCAAGCAAGGACTGACGTTGCCGGCCAGCGTTGACCTCGAGAAGGAGACGGTGATCACCGGACGCGTCGTGGACAGCGACGGCCAAACGGTGGGTGGGGCGTTCGTGCGGTTGCTGGACTCGTCGGACGAGTTCACCGCCGAGGTGGTCGCCTCCGCGACCGGCGAGTTCCGGTTCTTCGCCGCGCCGGGTTCCTGGACCCTGCGCGCGCTGTCGAGGGTCGGCAACGGCGACGCCGTGGTGACTCCGTCCGGCGCCGGCATCCACGAGGTCGACGTCAAGGTCGCCTGA
- a CDS encoding FABP family protein, producing the protein MTADEDSEGSVGSPRSGDRAVAAAAERAKVTAARNIPAFDDLPVPADTANLREGASLNDALLALLPLVGVWRGEGEGRAHDGDYRFGQQIVVSHDGGDYLNWEARSWRLDDKGQYQQPGLRETGFWRFVNDPDDPTESQAIELLLAHSAGYVELFYGRPRNQSSWELVTDALARSRSGVLVGGAKRLYGIVEGGDLAYVEERVDADGGLVPHLSARLSRFAG; encoded by the coding sequence GTGACGGCCGACGAGGACTCCGAGGGATCGGTGGGCTCGCCCAGGTCTGGCGACCGTGCGGTGGCCGCCGCCGCCGAACGCGCCAAGGTGACCGCGGCCCGCAACATCCCGGCCTTCGACGATCTGCCGGTTCCAGCGGACACCGCGAACCTGCGCGAGGGCGCCAGCCTGAACGACGCGCTGCTGGCCCTGCTGCCACTGGTAGGCGTGTGGCGCGGGGAGGGCGAGGGCCGCGCGCACGACGGTGACTACCGGTTCGGCCAGCAGATCGTGGTGTCGCACGACGGCGGCGACTACCTGAACTGGGAAGCCCGGTCCTGGCGGCTCGACGACAAAGGCCAGTACCAGCAACCCGGATTGCGCGAGACGGGGTTTTGGCGCTTCGTCAACGACCCCGACGATCCCACCGAATCCCAGGCCATCGAGCTGTTGCTGGCGCACTCGGCGGGCTACGTCGAGTTGTTCTACGGACGGCCGCGCAACCAGTCGTCGTGGGAGTTGGTGACCGACGCGCTGGCCCGTAGCCGGTCGGGCGTGCTGGTCGGTGGCGCCAAGCGGCTCTACGGCATCGTCGAAGGTGGTGACCTCGCCTACGTCGAGGAACGAGTCGACGCCGACGGTGGCCTGGTACCGCACCTGTCGGCGCGGCTGTCCAGGTTCGCGGGATAG